A window of the Lactuca sativa cultivar Salinas chromosome 5, Lsat_Salinas_v11, whole genome shotgun sequence genome harbors these coding sequences:
- the LOC111910064 gene encoding uncharacterized protein LOC111910064, protein MVQETPQSSRKRQARGKGKKKATAWTEEEEEALAKAWIFISCDSRRGNAQSEESFWNRVVDHFHALLGRKTNRSYNAVNGKWRDLCAICTKFNGIFENLKNMHKSGSNDFNVLSTACYQFKLTNNGKPFGHQKAWEVCRQGPKWVVNPETSHSDSTTGSNKRARTSESDAGFGLDLNDDVDGAEEEGPREVQLRRPPGRDKSKWAASSSGKATTISDDGLVESIEEGRRQKLALTDLQIINTKPQPDLDPENLATFLKIQQCVRAKYDD, encoded by the exons ATGGTCCAAGAAACACCACAATCATCTCGAAAAAGGCAAGCAAGAGGAAAAGGGAAAAAGAAAGCAACGGCTTGgactgaagaagaagaagaagctttagCAAAAGCTTGGATTTTCATATCTTGTGATTCGAGGAGAGGCAACGCGCAATCTGAAGAAAGTTTTTGGAATCGTGTTGTGGACCACTTTCACGCGCTTCTTGGAAGAAAAACGAATCGGTCCTACAACGCGGTCAACGGAAAATGGCGTGATCTTTGCGCGATTTGCACAAAGTTTAATGGCAtatttgaaaatctaaaaaaTATGCATAAAAGTGGTTCCAACGATTTCAACGTTTTATCTACCGCGTGCTACCAATTCAAACTGACCAACAACGGTAAACCATTTGGTCACCAAAAAGCATGGGAAGTGTGCCGTCAAGGTCCAAAATGGGTCGTTAATCCAGAGACATCGCATTCAGACTCGACCACCGGCTCCAACAAAAGAGCAAGAACTTCTGAATCGGACGCGGGTTTTGGGCTAGACCTCAATGATGACGTCGATGGTGCCGAGGAAGAGGGTCCGCGTGAAGTCCAACTCCGTCGACCACCGGGTAGGGACAAATCAAAATGGGCGGCGTCTTCAAGCGGGAAAGCAACCACAATTAGCGACGACGGGCTTGTGGAATCCATAG AGGAAGGTCGTCGCCAAAAACTCGCTCTCACCGATCTTCAAATCATAAACACGAAACCTCAACCGGATCTCGACCCTGAAAATCTCGCCACATTTCTAAAAATCCAACAATGTGTCCGTGCTAAATATGACGATTAG